The Tubulanus polymorphus chromosome 1, tnTubPoly1.2, whole genome shotgun sequence genome contains a region encoding:
- the LOC141915022 gene encoding myophilin-like encodes MSSMRAPKSGLSRDTHQKIMNKYDQDDGSLCLEWLREIILENLYNGEYFEEIDLNGEAESFYRQLKDGYVLARLAKALLPNSVPDSKLRQRPTLHFKQMELIEYFLIAARDFGVSDQEVFQTCDLYERQNLHQVVVCLMALARKCKDRGMTGFGPRESQANVRRFSQEQLNAGKGFVSLQMGSNAGANQSGLSFGKTRGIVD; translated from the exons ATGAGTTCCATGCGAGCACCGAAATCGGGATTAAGCCGTGATACGCATCAAAAG ataatgaataaatatgatcAAGATGATGGTTCATTGTGTCTGGAATGGCTGAGAGAAATTATTCTGGAGAATTTGTACAACGGAGAATACTTCGAAGAAATAGACCTGAATGGAGAGGCAGAAAGCTTCTATAGACAGCTCAAAGATGGATATGTGTTAGCTAG aTTAGCAAAAGCGCTCTTACCAAACAGCGTTCCCGACTCAAAGTTACGGCAACGCCCAACATTGCATTTCAAACAAATGGAACTTATAGAATATTTCTTAATCGCAGCACGAGATTTCGGCGTCAGTGACCAGGAAGTATTTCAAACTTGTGATTTATACGAACGACAAAATCTCCATCAAGTGGTTGTGTGTTTAATGGCTTTAGCGAGAAAG TGTAAGGATCGGGGAATGACGGGATTTGGACCCAGAGAATCGCAAGCTAATGTACGCCGATTCTCGCAAGAACAGCTAAACGCAGGAAAGGGTTTCGTCAGTTTGCAGATGGGTTCGAACGCCGGAGCAAATCAGTCTGGCCTCTCTTTTGGTAAAACTCGTGGTATCGTTGATTAG
- the LOC141915020 gene encoding mitochondrial carrier homolog 2-like — MQQFSTTPVQVLSGIVVTSVFHPIGYAKTLIQLGHEPIAPKPTTTFFGKEALAYPNVFKYIKYIKSVDGFFGMYRGLVPRIYGGVLSTFATNYVNEKLEDLFSEEENEVKAELDGDDEDTIIKSLRKFVKDTSKETVARVAGIIVNQPFQVIMVRSMAQFIGRETQYNSVFSSFQDIYEKEGILGFFAGIIPRLAAEVLTIWLANFTTYIINNYTIEDKNLMPYTSIASGLLVTHFTYPFQLVANVMSVNNSGLAAGTPPHMPNYTSWQDCWAHLSRMGELKRGSSLFMRYYRGPVIIRQDGQRVPAKDIFSH, encoded by the exons ATGCAGCAATTCTCGACAACTCCGGTGCAGGTGCTGTCGGGCATCGTTGTTACTTCTGTATTTCATCCAATCGGATATGCTAAAACATTGATTCAG CTCGGACATGAACCAATTGCTCCAAAACCTACGACAACTTTCTTTGGCAAGGAAGCTTTGGCCTATCCCAACGTCTTCAAATACA TTAAGTacataaaaagtgttgatGGATTTTTTGGAATGTACCGAGGTCTCGTACCTCGCATTTATGGAGGTGTGCTTTCAACTTTCGCTACAAATTACGTAAATGAG AAACTGGAAGATCTTTTTTCGGAAGAGGAGAATGAAGTCAAAGCCGAACTAGATGGTGATGATGAAGACACAATAATCAAATCTCTTAGAAAATTTGTTAAAGAT ACATCAAAAGAAACGGTAGCTAGAGTTGCGGGTATCATCGTTAATCAACCCTTCCAAG TGATAATGGTGAGAAGTATGGCTCAGTTTATTGGACGAGAAACACAATACAA TTCAGTATTCAGTTCGTTTCAagatatttatgaaaaagaGGGAATTTTGGGTTTTTTTGC tGGTATAATACCGAGGTTAGCAGCAGAAGTACTGACGATTTGGTTAGCGAATTTTACTACATATATAATCAATAACTATACAATTGAAGATAAG AATTTGATGCCTTACACGAGTATAGCGTCTGGA TTATTGGTGACTCATTTCACTTATCCATTCCAATTGGTCGCTAATGTTATGTCTGTTAACAACAGTGG ACTGGCTGCTGGAACTCCACCACACATGCCGAATTATACTTCATGGCAAGATTGTTGGGCGCATTTGAGTCGTATG GGTGAACTGAAACGTGGATCGAGTTTGTTCATGCGTTATTATCGGGGACCAGTTATCATTCGTCAAGATGGACAACGCGTGCCAGCAAAAGACATATTCAGCCATTGA